In a single window of the Gossypium hirsutum isolate 1008001.06 chromosome A13, Gossypium_hirsutum_v2.1, whole genome shotgun sequence genome:
- the LOC107941272 gene encoding ABSCISIC ACID-INSENSITIVE 5-like protein 1: protein MALSESESVAYGGIKKTGSPTQAPESPHEESTPDRSNSSPNKQNSIFSLTLDEIQLKSGKTFGSMNMDEFLANLWNVEENQQVLSQPEPIDGDKGMGCQPSLARQGSFSVPTPLCKKTVDEVWFEIQKELPQPREANDVADHEPPQRQQTLGEITLEDFLIKAGVVQEPSGSSQQNKASPIRINGASLDANYIMDAPIRNNNASMDANFGMGHMIGLGFPGHQIVSNGYAAGYSILAQTVMGESSNGTENGNRTNSLLQPAVAPQNKKRIVDGPPEVVVERRQRRMIKNRESAARSRARRQAYTVELELELNQLKQENAKLKQLVEENDKRRKEEVLKRKKELTCAKKKVDKMMTLRRTVSFGW from the exons ATGGCGCTTTCCGAATCGGAAAGTGTTGCCTATGGGGGCATCAAGAAAACAGGATCACCGACGCAAGCACCGGAATCGCCACATGAAGAATCAACGCCGGATCGGTCGAATTCTTCCCCGAACAAACAGAATTCCATCTTCTCACTTACCCTCGACGAAATTCAACTCAAGAGTGGGAAGACTTTTGGGTCCATGAACATGGATGAATTCCTTGCGAATTTGTGGAACGTCGAGGAAAACCAGCAAGTTCTGTCGCAACCCGAACCTATTGATGGTGACAAAGGGATGGGATGCCAACCGAGTTTAGCAAGACAAGGCTCGTTCTCCGTTCCTACCCCACTTTGCAAGAAAACGGTTGATGAGGTGTGGTTCGAGATACAAAAAGAGTTACCGCAACCACGAGAAGCTAACGATGTGGCGGATCATGAACCTCCTCAACGTCAACAAACACTAGGCGAGATTACTTTGGAGGATTTTCTCATCAAAGCGGGAGTCGTTCAAGAACCATCGGGATCTTCGCAACAAAACAAGGCATCCCCTATTAGGATCAACGGCGCGAGCTTGGATGCAAACTATATAATGGATGCACCTATTCGAAATAACAATGCAAGCATGGATGCAAACTTCGGAATGGGACATATGATAGGTCTCGGATTCCCCGGACATCAAATTGTTAGCAACGGCTATGCCGCAGGGTACTCGATTCTTGCACAAACTGTTATGGGGGAATCTTCTAATGGTACCGAAAATGGAAACCGGACTAACAGTTTGTTACAGCCAGCTGTGGCTCCTCAGAACAAGAAGAGGATCGTAGACGGTCCACCGGAGGTGGTGGTGGAAAGGAGGCAGCGCCGCATGATTAAGAACCGAGAGTCTGCCGCAAGATCTCGAGCAAGGAGACAGGCATACACAGTGGAGCTTGAATTAGAGTTGAATCAACTCAAACAGGAGAATGCAAAGCTGAAGCAACTTGTG GAGGAAAACGATAAAAGGCGAAAGGAAgag GTTTTGAAGAGGAAGAAGGAATTGACATGTGCAAAAAAGAAGGTTGATAAGATGATGACATTAAGGAGGACAGTGAGCTTTGGATGGTGA
- the LOC107941273 gene encoding 60S ribosomal protein L10a: MSKLQSDALREAISTIVANSKEKNRKFTETIELQIGLKNYDPQKDKRFSGSVKLPHIPRPKMKICMLGDAQHVEEAEKIGLDYMDVEALKKLNKNKKLVKKLAKKYHAFLASESVIKQIPRLLGPGLNKAGKFPTLVTHQESLESKVNETKAMVKFQLKKVLCMGVAVGNVAMEEKQIFQNVQMSVNFLVSLLKKNWQNVRCLYLKSTMGPSNRIF; encoded by the exons ATGAG TAAGCTTCAGAGTGATGCCCTTAGAGAAGCTATTTCAACCATTGTGGCTAATTCCAAGGAGAAAAATCGCAAGTTCACCGAGACCATTGAACTCCAGATTGGGCTGAAAAACTATGATCCCCAAAAAGACAAGCGTTTCAGTGGTTCCGTGAAGCTACCACACATTCCTCGTCCCAAGATGAAGATTTGCATGCTTGGAGATGCTCAACATGTTGAAGAG GCTGAGAAGATTGGTTTGGATTATATGGATGTAGAAGCATTGAAGAAGCTAAACAAGAACAAGAAGTTGGTCAAGAAGCTTGCTAAGAAATATCATGCATTTTTGGCCTCTGAATCTGTCATCAAACAGATCCCCCGTCTCTTGGGTCCTGGTCTCAACAAAGCAG GGAAATTCCCAACCCTTGTTACTCACCAGGAATCTTTGGAGTCCAAAGTGAATGAGACAAAGGCAATGGTGAAGTTCCAATTGAAGAAAGTTCTTTGCATGGGAGTCGCCGTTGGGAATGTAGCAATGGAGGAAAAGCAGATCTTCCAAAACGTGCAAATGAGCGTCAATTTCCTTGTTTCATTGTTGAAGAAAAACTGGCAAAAT GTGAGGTGCCTTTACTTGAAGAGTACCATGGGACCTTCAAACAGGATCTTTTGA
- the LOC121212669 gene encoding uncharacterized protein isoform X1, translated as MRMSLKIATDFKAQEWVLQKRENDRSPLNLFECWGFQFNENERHCFFTGRFLLKPLPIYIAEAMDCQCCSSGIGECLCGRMMKENKMLQLHMKPPTSSTSSSLACTFLSLSGNPETIGNANNGLIFMMKTTLLSPTTLIALHEKSLDWKVYLEDISHCDGNLLELWYKESCIISYL; from the exons ATGAGAATGTCGTTGAAGATAGCTACTGATTTCAAAGCACAGGAATGGGTTttacaaaagagagaaaatgatAGAAGTCCACTTAATTTGTTTGAATGTTGGGGGTTTCAATTCAACGAAAATGAACGCCATTGTTTCTTCACTGGGAGGTTTCTGCTTAAGCCATTACCTATCTACATTGCTGAAGCAATGGACTGCCAATGTTGTTCTTCTGGTATTGGTGAA TGTCTGTGTGGGAGGATGATGAAGGAGAATAAAATGCTACAATTGCATATGAAACCTCCAACCTCTTCTACATCTTCCTCTTTGGCCTGCACTTTCTTGTCCCTCTCAGGCAATCCTGAGACCATTGGAAATGCTAACAATGGTCTAATTTTCATGATGAAGACCACTTTGCTTTCACCAACTACACTCATTGCTCTCCATGAGAAGAGCTTGGACTGGAAGGTTTATCTG GAAGATATTAGCCATTGTGATGGCAATTTATTGGAACTCTGGTACAAGGAGAGTTGCATAATCTCTTATTTATAG
- the LOC107941274 gene encoding DNA repair protein RAD5A isoform X1 yields MGGNKVSEDLISTVRLIVGSDYSEMDIIRALHLAKHDATAAINIIFDSPRSFKPREKQIEPESEPVVRISSSDISTVSVKPKKTGKENKDFSFSSNGNVACGGNDLEDEGNVRLENDWGFVGSSEVPGLSTSKGRKIKVGEEVSFTFPLKGTGSSPAGSMGKGFGKGRAAAACSEIVRFSTKNFGEIGRIPNEWARCLLPLVRDKKIRVEGRCKSAPDVLGVMDTVLLLLSVYINSSMFHKYQQTSLKAASNCNDESIVHPLPSLFRLLGLTPFKKAELAPGDLYTKKRPLETKDGSGIHTPLLTANKFKNPSQNGNEVENDESISDADLENIVGVGDNSELEEMDPPSTLQCELRPYQKQALQWMFQVEKGNCMDEAATTLHPCWEAYRLADRRDPVIYLNAFTGDATIEFPSTHQMARGGILADAMGLGKTIMTISLLATHSERGGLSDSQSSDQPSDQGGEAIDVFSQSPNSVKTATKFPGFDKLSKQRNKLANGGNLIICPMTLLGQWKAEIETHVQPGSLSLYVHYGQSRPKDAKLLAQNDVVITTYGVLASEFSAENSEDNGGLYSVRWFRIVLDEAHTIKSSKSQISMAAAALVADRRWCLTGTPIQNKLEDLYSLLRFLKVEPWGNWPWWNKLIQKPFEEGDQRGLKLVQSILKPIMLRRTKCSTDRYGKPILVLPPADVQVIYCELSEAEKDFYEALFKRSKVKFDQFVEQGRVLHNYASILELLLRLRQCCDHPFLVMSRGDTQEYTDLNKLAKRFLRGGQSTLDGEAKDLPSRAYVQEVVEELRKGEQGECPICLEAFEDAVLTPCAHRLCRECLLASWRNPNSGLCPVCRKTVTKQELITAPTESRFQVDVEKNWVESTKVVVLLQELENLRSSGSKCILFSQWTAFLDLLQIPLSRNNIPFLRLDGTLNQQQREKVIKQFSEDSKIMVLLMSLKAGGVGINLTAASNAFVLDPWWNPAVEEQAVMRIHRIGQTKRVAIKRFIVKGTVEERMEAVQARKQKMISGALTDEEVRTARLEELKMLFT; encoded by the exons ATGGGTGGAAACAAGGTATCGGAGGATCTCATTTCCACCGTCCGGTTGATCGTTGGATCGGATTATTCCGAGATGGACATAATTAGAGCGCTTCACTTGGCCAAACACGATGCGACCGCTGCCATCAACATAATTTTTGATTCGCCTCGAAGTTTCAAGCCCAGGGAGAAACAAATTGAACCCGAATCCGAACCCGTGGTCCGAATTTCGAGCTCCGATATATCAACGGTTAGCGTAAAGCCAAAGAAAACAGGGAAAGAGAACAAGGATTTTAGTTTTAGTAGTAATGGAAATGTTGCATGTGGTGGGAATGATTTGGAAGATGAAGGAAATGTTAGGCTTGAAAACGATTGGGGGTTTGTTGGTTCCAGCGAGGTACCTGGGCTTTCGACGAGTAAAGGAAGGAAAATTAAGGTTGGGGAGGAAGTTAGCTTCACGTTTCCGTTGAAGGGTACTGGCTCTAGTCCGGCTGGGTCAATGGGGAAAGGCTTTGGGAAAGGAAGAGCAGCTGCAGCTTGTTCAGAGATTGTTAGATTCTCTACAAAGAACTTTGGGGAG ATTGGTAGAATACCCAATGAATGGGCACGCTGTCTGTTGCCGCTTGTGAGGGATAAGAAGATTAGAGTTGAGGGAAGGTGTAAATCAGCTCCGGATGTGTTAGGTGTAATGGATACTGTTCTCTTATTGTTAAG TGTGTATATTAATAGTTCCATGTTCCATAAGTATCAGCAAACTTCACTCAAGGCAGCAAGCAATTGCAATGATGAATCTATTGTTCATCCTCTTCCAAGTTTGTTCCGGTTGCTTGGCCTAACACCTTTTAAGAAG GCAGAACTAGCTCCTGGTGATTTGTACACAAAGAAACGACCTTTGGAGACAAAG GATGGTTCTGGTATTCATACCCCATTATTAACTGCAAACAAATTTAAGAATCCATCTCAAAACGGAAATGAGGTTGAAAATGATGAGTCAATCTCTGATGCTGATCTTGAAAACATTGTTGGTGTGGGAGACAACTCTGAATTAGAG GAAATGGACCCTCCTAGCACCCTCCAGTGTGAACTTCGGCCTTATCAAAAGCAGGCTCTCCAGTGGATGTTTCAGGTGGAGAAGGGAAATTGCATGGATGAGGCAGCAACAACACTGCACCCTTGCTGGGAAGCATATCGCTTAGCAGATAG GAGAGATCCTGTTATCTACTTGAATGCATTTACTGGTGATGCTACAATAGAATTTCCAAGCACTCATCAAATGGCTAGAGGAGGA ATCTTGGCAGATGCTATGGGGCTTGGGAAGACCATCATGACTATATCCCTCTTAGCAACCCATTCAGAAAGAGGTGGGCTATCAGATAGTCAATCCTCAGATCAGCCTTCTGATCAAGGTGGTGAAGCCATTGATGTATTCAGCCAATCACCGAATTCTGTGAAAACTGCAACGAAGTTTCCCGGCTTTGATAAGTTGTCAAAGCAAAGGAACAAACTTGCAAATGGTGGCAATCTGATTATATGTCCCATGACTCTTCTTGGCCAATGGAAG GCAGAGATTGAAACTCATGTGCAGCCTGGATCTTTGTCTTTATATGTTCATTATGGTCAAAGTAGGCCAAAGGATGCAAAACTTCTTGCCCAGAATGATGTTGTAATCACTACATATGGGGTTCTAGCTTCAGAGTTTTCAGCAGAG AACTCTGAAGATAATGGAGGACTGTACTCGGTGCGTTGGTTCAGGATTGTTCTTGATGAAGCACATACCATAAAATCCTCAAAAAGTCAAATTTCCATGGCTGCAGCTGCTTTAGTTGCTGATCGTCGCTGGTGTCTCACTGGGACTCCGATCCAG AACAAGCTGGAGGATCTATACAGTCTCCTCCGCTTTTTGAAGGTGGAACCTTGGGGAAACTGGCCCTG GTGGAACAAGCTCATCCAAAAACCATTTGAGGAAGGTGATCAGAGAGGGCTAAAGTTGGTTCAGTCAATCTTAAAGCCAATCATGTTAAGGAGAACAAAATGTAGCACAGACCGATATGGCAA GCCGATTCTAGTGCTACCTCCAGCCGATGTTCAGGTGATATACTGTGAGCTCAGTGAAGCTGAAAAGGACTTCTATGAAGCCCTATTTAAAAGATCGAAG GTGAAGTTTGATCAGTTTGTTGAACAAGGTCGTGTTCTTCATAATTATGCTTCTATTTTGGAGTTACTTCTACGTCTACGTCAATGTTGTGATCATCCGTTTCTTGTGATGAG CCGAGGAGATACACAAGAATACACAGATCTTAATAAGCTGGCTAAACGGTTCCTTAGAGGCGGGCAGAGTACCCTAGATGGTGAAGCCAAGGATCTACCTTCAAGGGCATATGTCCAGGAAGTGGTTGAAGAGCTGCGGAAGGGAGAACAAGGAGAGTGTCCGATATGTCTTGAAGCATTTGAAGACGCTGTACTGACTCCATGTGCTCACCGCTTATGCCGCGAGTGTCTCTTGGCAAGTTGGCGGAATCCAAATTCTGGTTTATGCCCTGTTTGTAG GAAAACTGTTACGAAGCAAGAACTTATTACAGCCCCAACTGAGAGTCGGTTTCAGGTTGATGTTGAGAAAAATTGGGTGGAGTCCACCAAGGTGGTTGTTCTATTACAAGAACTTGAAAATCTTCGCTCATCAGGCTCTAAGTGCATTCTCTTCAGCCAGTGGACTGCATTTTTGGACCTCTTGCAGATTCCTCTTTCTCG GAATAACATTCCGTTTCTTAGACTCGATGGGACTTTGAATCAACAGCAACGCGAAaaagtaataaaacagttttcaGAAGATAGCAAAATTATG GTGTTGCTAATGTCACTCAAAGCTGGTGGGGTCGGAATAAATCTAACTGCAGCTTCCAATGCCTTTGTTTTG GATCCGTGGTGGAATCCGGCTGTAGAAGAACAAGCTGTGATGCGCATTCATCGTATTGGCCAAACTAAAAGGGTTGCAATCAAACGGTTCATTGTCAAG GGAACAGTAGAGGAAAGGATGGAAGCAGTACAAGCACGCAAGCAGAAGATGATATCTGGTGCCTTAACCGATGAAGAAGTTCGAACAGCACGTCTTGAAGAACTCAAAATGCTTttcacttaa
- the LOC107941268 gene encoding histidine-containing phosphotransfer protein 1, giving the protein MAASSTDPTQQLNDYIRTMHDQGILDDNFDQLLALRREQNPRFINELISMFTNDAEAYIAEITNALSLTEVDFSTIISKLHQLKGSTSGIGGHRMYQACCELRVAADDGDKGRCDELFLRVKEEFNTLKQCLDSISQMRSNIISNGTRSRRRRPL; this is encoded by the exons atggctGCGAGTAGTACTGATCCTACCCAACAACTCAATGACTACATTAGAACCATGCATGATCag GGCATATTGGATGATAATTTTGATCAACTGCTAGCGCTGCGACGTGAACAAAATCCTCGGTTTATTAATGAACTGATCTCTATGTTCACCAACGATGCTGAAGCTTACATTGCCGAAATCACTAATGCTct GAGCTTAACTGAGGTGGACTTTTCAACCATCATAAGCAAACTCCATCAGCTCAAAGGCAGCACCTCTgg cATTGGCGGTCACCGGATGTATCAAGCTTGTTGCGAGTTACGTGTCGCCGCCGACGACGGCGACAAAGGCAG GTGCGATGAATTATTTCTGCGAGTGAAGGAGGAGTTCAATACTTTGAAGCAATGCTTGGATTCCATATCCCAG ATGCGGAGCAACATCATCAGCAATGGGACCAGAAGTCGTCGTCGTCGACCTCTGTAA
- the LOC107941260 gene encoding zinc finger A20 and AN1 domain-containing stress-associated protein 3: MAEEHRCQAPKLCANNCGLIGSPATQNLCSKCHRDLQLKQHRSSSAKHAVNQTSIPSPSSFPSVSSSSSADKDGGSLAETKAAEVVEVEVRPKRCLSCNKRVGLTGFKCRCGMVFCGIHRYPEEHGCKFDFKAMGKQQIAQANPVVKAIKLHKI, translated from the coding sequence atggcgGAAGAACATAGATGTCAAGCACCGAAGCTGTGTGCGAACAATTGTGGATTAATCGGCAGTCCCGCGACGCAAAATCTTTGTTCAAAATGTCACCGTGATCTTCAGCTTAAGCAACATCGATCTTCCTCCGCCAAACACGCCGTTAATCAAACCTCGATCCCTTCGCCGTCTTCTTTTCCGTCGGTTTCGTCGTCCTCGTCTGCGGATAAGGACGGTGGATCGTTGGCGGAGACGAAGGCGGCGGAGGTGGTGGAGGTTGAGGTTAGACCTAAACGATGCTTGAGTTGTAACAAGCGCGTGGGGCTCACGGGGTTCAAGTGCAGGTGTGGGATGGTGTTTTGTGGGATCCATAGGTACCCTGAAGAACATGGTTGTAAATTTGATTTCAAAGCAATGGGGAAACAACAGATTGCTCAAGCTAATCCCGTTGTTAAGGCTATCAAGCTTCATAAAATCTGA
- the LOC107941274 gene encoding DNA repair protein RAD5A isoform X2, with the protein MGGNKVSEDLISTVRLIVGSDYSEMDIIRALHLAKHDATAAINIIFDSPRSFKPREKQIEPESEPVVRISSSDISTVSVKPKKTGKENKDFSFSSNGNVACGGNDLEDEGNVRLENDWGFVGSSEVPGLSTSKGRKIKVGEEVSFTFPLKGTGSSPAGSMGKGFGKGRAAAACSEIVRFSTKNFGEIGRIPNEWARCLLPLVRDKKIRVEGRCKSAPDVLGVMDTVLLLLSVYINSSMFHKYQQTSLKAASNCNDESIVHPLPSLFRLLGLTPFKKAELAPGDLYTKKRPLETKDGSGIHTPLLTANKFKNPSQNGNEVENDESISDADLENIVGVGDNSELEEMDPPSTLQCELRPYQKQALQWMFQVEKGNCMDEAATTLHPCWEAYRLADRRDPVIYLNAFTGDATIEFPSTHQMARGGILADAMGLGKTIMTISLLATHSERGGLSDSQSSDQPSDQGGEAIDVFSQSPNSVKTATKFPGFDKLSKQRNKLANGGNLIICPMTLLGQWKAEIETHVQPGSLSLYVHYGQSRPKDAKLLAQNDVVITTYGVLASEFSAENSEDNGGLYSVRWFRIVLDEAHTIKSSKSQISMAAAALVADRRWCLTGTPIQNKLEDLYSLLRFLKVEPWGNWPWWNKLIQKPFEEGDQRGLKLVQSILKPIMLRRTKCSTDRYGKPILVLPPADVQVIYCELSEAEKDFYEALFKRSKVKFDQFVEQGRVLHNYASILELLLRLRQCCDHPFLVMSRGDTQEYTDLNKLAKRFLRGGQSTLDGEAKDLPSRAYVQEVVEELRKGEQGECPICLEAFEDAVLTPCAHRLCRECLLASWRNPNSGLCPV; encoded by the exons ATGGGTGGAAACAAGGTATCGGAGGATCTCATTTCCACCGTCCGGTTGATCGTTGGATCGGATTATTCCGAGATGGACATAATTAGAGCGCTTCACTTGGCCAAACACGATGCGACCGCTGCCATCAACATAATTTTTGATTCGCCTCGAAGTTTCAAGCCCAGGGAGAAACAAATTGAACCCGAATCCGAACCCGTGGTCCGAATTTCGAGCTCCGATATATCAACGGTTAGCGTAAAGCCAAAGAAAACAGGGAAAGAGAACAAGGATTTTAGTTTTAGTAGTAATGGAAATGTTGCATGTGGTGGGAATGATTTGGAAGATGAAGGAAATGTTAGGCTTGAAAACGATTGGGGGTTTGTTGGTTCCAGCGAGGTACCTGGGCTTTCGACGAGTAAAGGAAGGAAAATTAAGGTTGGGGAGGAAGTTAGCTTCACGTTTCCGTTGAAGGGTACTGGCTCTAGTCCGGCTGGGTCAATGGGGAAAGGCTTTGGGAAAGGAAGAGCAGCTGCAGCTTGTTCAGAGATTGTTAGATTCTCTACAAAGAACTTTGGGGAG ATTGGTAGAATACCCAATGAATGGGCACGCTGTCTGTTGCCGCTTGTGAGGGATAAGAAGATTAGAGTTGAGGGAAGGTGTAAATCAGCTCCGGATGTGTTAGGTGTAATGGATACTGTTCTCTTATTGTTAAG TGTGTATATTAATAGTTCCATGTTCCATAAGTATCAGCAAACTTCACTCAAGGCAGCAAGCAATTGCAATGATGAATCTATTGTTCATCCTCTTCCAAGTTTGTTCCGGTTGCTTGGCCTAACACCTTTTAAGAAG GCAGAACTAGCTCCTGGTGATTTGTACACAAAGAAACGACCTTTGGAGACAAAG GATGGTTCTGGTATTCATACCCCATTATTAACTGCAAACAAATTTAAGAATCCATCTCAAAACGGAAATGAGGTTGAAAATGATGAGTCAATCTCTGATGCTGATCTTGAAAACATTGTTGGTGTGGGAGACAACTCTGAATTAGAG GAAATGGACCCTCCTAGCACCCTCCAGTGTGAACTTCGGCCTTATCAAAAGCAGGCTCTCCAGTGGATGTTTCAGGTGGAGAAGGGAAATTGCATGGATGAGGCAGCAACAACACTGCACCCTTGCTGGGAAGCATATCGCTTAGCAGATAG GAGAGATCCTGTTATCTACTTGAATGCATTTACTGGTGATGCTACAATAGAATTTCCAAGCACTCATCAAATGGCTAGAGGAGGA ATCTTGGCAGATGCTATGGGGCTTGGGAAGACCATCATGACTATATCCCTCTTAGCAACCCATTCAGAAAGAGGTGGGCTATCAGATAGTCAATCCTCAGATCAGCCTTCTGATCAAGGTGGTGAAGCCATTGATGTATTCAGCCAATCACCGAATTCTGTGAAAACTGCAACGAAGTTTCCCGGCTTTGATAAGTTGTCAAAGCAAAGGAACAAACTTGCAAATGGTGGCAATCTGATTATATGTCCCATGACTCTTCTTGGCCAATGGAAG GCAGAGATTGAAACTCATGTGCAGCCTGGATCTTTGTCTTTATATGTTCATTATGGTCAAAGTAGGCCAAAGGATGCAAAACTTCTTGCCCAGAATGATGTTGTAATCACTACATATGGGGTTCTAGCTTCAGAGTTTTCAGCAGAG AACTCTGAAGATAATGGAGGACTGTACTCGGTGCGTTGGTTCAGGATTGTTCTTGATGAAGCACATACCATAAAATCCTCAAAAAGTCAAATTTCCATGGCTGCAGCTGCTTTAGTTGCTGATCGTCGCTGGTGTCTCACTGGGACTCCGATCCAG AACAAGCTGGAGGATCTATACAGTCTCCTCCGCTTTTTGAAGGTGGAACCTTGGGGAAACTGGCCCTG GTGGAACAAGCTCATCCAAAAACCATTTGAGGAAGGTGATCAGAGAGGGCTAAAGTTGGTTCAGTCAATCTTAAAGCCAATCATGTTAAGGAGAACAAAATGTAGCACAGACCGATATGGCAA GCCGATTCTAGTGCTACCTCCAGCCGATGTTCAGGTGATATACTGTGAGCTCAGTGAAGCTGAAAAGGACTTCTATGAAGCCCTATTTAAAAGATCGAAG GTGAAGTTTGATCAGTTTGTTGAACAAGGTCGTGTTCTTCATAATTATGCTTCTATTTTGGAGTTACTTCTACGTCTACGTCAATGTTGTGATCATCCGTTTCTTGTGATGAG CCGAGGAGATACACAAGAATACACAGATCTTAATAAGCTGGCTAAACGGTTCCTTAGAGGCGGGCAGAGTACCCTAGATGGTGAAGCCAAGGATCTACCTTCAAGGGCATATGTCCAGGAAGTGGTTGAAGAGCTGCGGAAGGGAGAACAAGGAGAGTGTCCGATATGTCTTGAAGCATTTGAAGACGCTGTACTGACTCCATGTGCTCACCGCTTATGCCGCGAGTGTCTCTTGGCAAGTTGGCGGAATCCAAATTCTGGTTTATGCCCTGTTT GA